The following coding sequences are from one Fusobacteriaceae bacterium window:
- the rpoB gene encoding DNA-directed RNA polymerase subunit beta, whose product MGKLIERLNFGRINERGTMPHFLEFQLDSYEDFLQVNVTPDSRENKGLESAFREVFPVESSNGDIRLEYISYELHEAEPPLNSELECKRRGKTFSASLKVRLRLINKKSGNEIQESLVYFGEVPMMTERATFIINGAERVVVTQLHRSPGVSFDKEQNIQTGKDLYSGKIIPYKGTWLEFDTDKNDFLSVKIDRKKKVLATVFLKAVDFFENNTEIKDFFLETKTINIESVVNKYKDKLEAKGALRKSIEKSFIKEEVYDQETGEVIIDANTVIDETIIDILISSKVGDVVYWEVKPEDSLIANTLLNDNTQTREDAVTEVFRKLRPGDLVTVESARSLIRQMFFNPQRYDLEPVGRYKMNKRLGLDIPENEILLTRDDIIATMNYVIGLNNGVGHVDDIDNLSNRRVRGVGELLLMQIKAGISKMGKMVKEKMTVQEAATLTPQSLLNTRPLNAQIQEFFGSGQLSQFMDQSNPLAELTHKRRISALGPGGLSRERAGFEVRDVHDSHYGRICPIETPEGPNIGLIGSLAIYARINKYGFIETPYVKVVNGTADFGFVEYLTADAEEGLYFAQADTTIDKKNRLKGDIVCRYGHEIVKVSAEKVDYLDVSPKQVVSVSAGLIPFLEHDDANRALMGSNMQRQAVPLLRTEAPYIGTGLERKVAIDSGAVVTSKVSGVVTYMDASQIVITDADERKHKYKLLNFERSNQSMCLHQIPIVSIGETVEAGDIIADGPSTCKGDLALGKNILMAFMPWEGYNYEDAILVSDRLRKDDVLTSIHVEEYEIEARATKLGDEEITREIPNVSEESLRNLDSRGIITIGSEVGPGDILVGKTAPKGETEPPAEEKLLRAIFGEKARDVRDTSLRMPHGSKGTVVDILELSRENGDELKAGVNKAIRVLVAEKRKITVGDKISGRHGNKGVVSRVLPAEDMPFLADGTHVDIVLNPLGVPSRMNIGQVLEVHLGLAMGKYEGGAYISTPVFDGASENQIKEFLEKTGYPRSGKVDLYDGRTGDKFDSQITVGVMYILKLHHLVEDKMHARAIGPYSLVTQQPLGGKAQFGGQRLGEMEVWALEAYGASTILQEMLTVKSDDITGRTKTYEAIIKGEEMPEPDLPESFKVLLKEFQALALDIELFDDDGKLINIDEEISKEDATMPENPAI is encoded by the coding sequence ATGGGGAAATTAATCGAAAGATTAAATTTTGGAAGAATCAATGAAAGAGGTACCATGCCGCACTTTCTGGAATTCCAACTGGACTCCTACGAAGACTTTCTGCAGGTCAACGTGACGCCGGACAGCCGGGAAAACAAGGGCCTGGAATCGGCGTTCCGGGAGGTTTTTCCCGTGGAATCCTCCAACGGGGATATCCGCCTGGAATATATCTCCTACGAGCTGCATGAGGCGGAACCACCATTAAATTCCGAACTGGAATGCAAAAGAAGGGGCAAGACCTTCTCGGCTTCCCTCAAGGTAAGATTGAGACTCATCAACAAAAAAAGCGGAAACGAGATCCAGGAATCGCTGGTCTATTTCGGTGAAGTGCCCATGATGACCGAAAGGGCCACATTCATCATCAACGGCGCCGAGCGCGTCGTCGTGACCCAGCTCCATCGTTCCCCCGGCGTGTCCTTTGACAAGGAACAAAACATTCAGACCGGAAAGGACCTTTATTCCGGCAAGATCATTCCCTACAAGGGCACGTGGCTTGAATTCGACACCGACAAAAATGATTTCCTCTCCGTCAAGATCGACAGAAAGAAAAAGGTACTGGCGACGGTATTTTTGAAGGCCGTGGATTTTTTCGAAAACAATACGGAAATCAAAGACTTTTTCCTGGAAACCAAGACCATCAACATCGAATCGGTCGTGAACAAGTACAAAGACAAGCTTGAGGCCAAAGGGGCCCTCCGGAAATCCATCGAAAAGAGCTTCATCAAAGAAGAAGTTTACGATCAGGAAACCGGCGAAGTCATTATCGACGCCAACACCGTCATCGACGAGACGATCATCGACATCCTGATCTCGAGCAAAGTGGGCGACGTGGTCTATTGGGAAGTCAAACCCGAAGACAGTCTCATCGCCAATACGCTTTTGAACGACAATACCCAGACCCGGGAAGACGCCGTTACCGAAGTCTTCCGGAAATTGCGGCCCGGGGATCTTGTGACCGTGGAATCGGCCCGGAGTCTCATCCGGCAGATGTTTTTCAATCCGCAGCGTTACGATCTCGAACCCGTGGGCCGCTACAAGATGAACAAGCGGCTCGGTCTGGACATTCCCGAAAATGAGATTCTGCTGACCCGGGACGACATCATCGCCACCATGAACTATGTGATCGGGCTCAACAACGGCGTCGGCCACGTGGACGACATCGACAACCTCTCCAACCGCCGTGTCCGCGGAGTCGGAGAGCTGCTCTTGATGCAGATCAAGGCCGGCATTTCCAAGATGGGCAAGATGGTCAAGGAAAAGATGACCGTGCAGGAAGCGGCCACATTGACCCCCCAGTCTCTTTTGAATACACGGCCCCTCAACGCCCAGATCCAGGAATTCTTCGGATCGGGCCAGCTGTCGCAGTTTATGGATCAGTCCAATCCGCTGGCGGAGCTGACGCACAAAAGAAGAATTTCGGCCCTCGGTCCCGGCGGCCTCTCGCGGGAACGGGCGGGTTTTGAAGTGCGCGACGTGCACGATTCCCATTACGGACGGATCTGCCCCATTGAGACGCCGGAAGGTCCCAACATCGGCCTGATCGGATCCCTGGCGATTTACGCCCGGATCAACAAATACGGATTTATCGAGACCCCCTATGTCAAGGTGGTCAACGGGACGGCGGATTTCGGCTTTGTCGAATACCTGACCGCCGACGCCGAGGAAGGGCTCTACTTTGCCCAGGCCGATACGACCATCGACAAGAAAAACCGGCTCAAGGGCGATATCGTCTGCCGCTACGGCCACGAGATCGTGAAAGTCAGCGCCGAAAAGGTGGATTACCTCGACGTGTCGCCGAAGCAGGTGGTGTCCGTCTCAGCCGGACTAATCCCCTTCCTGGAGCATGACGACGCCAACCGGGCCCTCATGGGATCCAACATGCAGCGTCAGGCCGTACCCCTTTTGCGGACCGAAGCCCCCTATATCGGGACGGGACTCGAGCGCAAGGTGGCCATCGACTCCGGGGCCGTGGTGACCTCCAAAGTCAGCGGCGTCGTGACCTATATGGACGCGAGCCAGATCGTCATCACCGACGCCGACGAAAGAAAACACAAATACAAGCTCCTGAATTTTGAACGCTCCAACCAGTCCATGTGCCTGCACCAGATTCCCATCGTCTCCATCGGGGAAACGGTCGAGGCCGGCGACATCATCGCCGACGGGCCTTCGACCTGCAAAGGGGATTTGGCGCTGGGAAAGAACATCCTCATGGCCTTTATGCCCTGGGAGGGCTACAACTACGAGGACGCGATCCTCGTTTCCGACAGACTGCGCAAGGACGACGTGCTGACGTCGATCCACGTCGAGGAATATGAAATCGAAGCCCGGGCCACAAAGCTGGGCGACGAGGAAATTACCCGGGAAATTCCCAACGTGTCCGAGGAATCCCTGAGAAACCTCGATTCCCGAGGCATCATCACCATAGGCTCCGAAGTGGGCCCCGGCGACATCCTCGTGGGCAAGACCGCCCCCAAGGGGGAAACGGAACCCCCGGCCGAAGAAAAACTGCTTCGGGCCATATTCGGAGAAAAGGCCAGAGACGTGCGCGATACCTCGCTTCGGATGCCCCACGGCTCCAAGGGAACCGTCGTCGACATTCTGGAACTCTCGCGGGAAAACGGCGACGAGCTCAAGGCCGGCGTCAACAAGGCCATCCGGGTTCTCGTGGCCGAGAAGCGTAAAATCACCGTAGGCGACAAAATTTCCGGCCGCCACGGCAACAAGGGCGTCGTGTCCCGGGTACTCCCGGCCGAAGACATGCCCTTCCTGGCCGACGGCACCCATGTGGACATCGTCCTCAATCCCCTGGGCGTACCTTCCCGTATGAATATCGGGCAGGTTCTCGAGGTTCATCTGGGCCTCGCCATGGGCAAATACGAAGGCGGCGCCTACATTTCGACCCCCGTTTTCGACGGGGCCTCCGAAAACCAGATCAAGGAATTTCTCGAAAAGACCGGTTATCCCCGGAGCGGCAAAGTCGATCTCTACGACGGCCGGACCGGCGACAAGTTTGACAGCCAGATCACCGTGGGCGTCATGTATATTCTGAAGCTGCACCATTTGGTGGAAGACAAGATGCATGCCCGGGCCATCGGTCCCTATTCCCTCGTGACGCAGCAGCCCTTGGGCGGCAAGGCCCAGTTCGGCGGCCAGAGACTGGGGGAAATGGAAGTGTGGGCCCTCGAAGCCTACGGCGCGTCTACGATCCTGCAGGAAATGCTGACCGTCAAGTCCGACGACATCACCGGACGGACGAAGACCTACGAGGCCATCATCAAAGGGGAGGAAATGCCCGAGCCGGATCTGCCCGAATCCTTCAAGGTACTGCTGAAGGAATTCCAGGCCCTGGCCCTCGACATCGAACTCTTTGACGATGACGGCAAACTGATCAACATCGACGAGGAAATCAGCAAGGAAGACGCTACCATGCCGGAAAATCCCGCTATCTGA